From Deinococcus aquaticus, one genomic window encodes:
- a CDS encoding MBL fold metallo-hydrolase: MSAPFTHGPLRVWSLPTGPIQENTVLIAGQQGQGFLIDPGDDAGRIATLIAGSGVTVTGILLTHAHFDHIGAVQPLREQLGVPVWLHPDDRDLYALGAQSAARWNLPFTQPAAPDHDITDGQTFTAGDLTLSAHHLPGHAPGHVVFRAPGVVIAGDTLFQGGIGRTDLPGGNHPQLLSGIRAQLLTLPDDTAVYPGHGPCTTVGHERRSNPFLQ; the protein is encoded by the coding sequence ATGAGTGCCCCCTTCACGCACGGCCCGCTTCGCGTGTGGTCGCTGCCCACCGGTCCCATCCAGGAGAACACCGTGCTGATCGCAGGCCAGCAGGGGCAGGGCTTCCTGATCGATCCGGGCGACGACGCAGGCCGCATCGCCACCCTGATCGCCGGGAGTGGCGTGACCGTGACCGGCATCCTGCTGACGCACGCGCACTTCGATCACATCGGCGCGGTGCAGCCCCTGCGCGAGCAGTTGGGTGTGCCGGTGTGGCTGCACCCGGACGACCGGGACCTGTACGCCCTGGGCGCGCAGAGTGCCGCTCGCTGGAACCTTCCGTTCACGCAGCCCGCCGCGCCCGATCACGACATCACGGACGGGCAGACCTTCACGGCGGGTGACCTGACCCTCAGCGCGCACCACCTGCCGGGGCACGCGCCGGGGCACGTGGTGTTCCGCGCGCCGGGCGTGGTCATCGCCGGGGACACCCTGTTCCAGGGCGGCATCGGCCGCACCGACCTGCCCGGCGGGAACCACCCGCAACTGCTTTCAGGCATCCGCGCCCAGCTGCTGACCCTCCCCGACGACACCGCCGTGTACCCCGGCCACGGCCCGTGCACCACGGTCGGGCACGAGCGGCGCAGCAACCCGTTCCTCCAGTGA
- a CDS encoding metallophosphoesterase family protein, translating into MCGVRLLLLSDIHANHTALQAVLNDAAKRRYDQVIHLGDALGYGPHPREVLDALRELDAVCVLGNHDDMLLQYADGRRETKDSIVSMALMWQLARLSERDVAWVRLWRDGIDDPDVGARYRHGTPVSLDDYTDSVPAAREAFAQWQGRLGFVGHTHIPAVYATLNSPVGDWIKAQQFADGGSYMVPPSTRVILNPGSVGQPRDGNPQASYAVFDTVRAHFEVFRVPYDIERAQEAALEAGLPQVLAARLAIGK; encoded by the coding sequence ATCTGCGGCGTGCGGCTCCTGCTGCTGTCTGACATTCACGCCAACCACACCGCCCTTCAGGCGGTCCTGAACGACGCCGCCAAACGCCGCTACGATCAGGTCATCCACCTTGGCGACGCGCTGGGCTACGGCCCGCACCCGCGCGAGGTGCTTGACGCGCTGCGCGAACTGGACGCCGTGTGCGTGCTGGGCAACCACGACGACATGCTGCTTCAGTACGCCGATGGCCGCCGCGAAACGAAGGACTCGATCGTATCTATGGCCCTGATGTGGCAACTGGCGCGCCTGTCCGAACGGGACGTGGCCTGGGTGCGCCTGTGGCGCGACGGGATCGACGACCCGGACGTGGGCGCCCGCTACCGTCACGGCACGCCCGTGAGCCTCGACGACTACACTGATTCCGTCCCGGCCGCCCGCGAGGCCTTCGCGCAGTGGCAGGGCCGTCTGGGGTTCGTGGGGCACACGCACATTCCGGCCGTGTACGCCACCCTGAACTCCCCGGTCGGCGACTGGATCAAGGCGCAACAGTTCGCGGACGGCGGCAGTTACATGGTGCCGCCCAGCACCCGCGTGATCCTGAACCCCGGCAGTGTCGGCCAGCCGCGCGACGGGAACCCGCAGGCCAGTTACGCGGTGTTCGACACGGTCCGCGCGCACTTCGAGGTCTTCCGTGTGCCGTACGACATCGAGCGTGCCCAGGAGGCGGCGCTGGAGGCCGGGCTGCCGCAGGTGCTCGCCGCGCGCCTCGCCATCGGCAAGTGA
- the ubiE gene encoding bifunctional demethylmenaquinone methyltransferase/2-methoxy-6-polyprenyl-1,4-benzoquinol methylase UbiE: MTNRPPVGDKQDKGKDVQAMFASIAPRYDLLNRVLSLGVDKGWRRAAAQEALALKPARVLDVATGTADFALELKTRAPGAEVIGSDFVPQMLAIGREKAAARHIDIRLEEGDALNLPYPDGSFDSITCAFGFRNFADYARGLAEFHRVLAPGGRAVILEFPPPRPGLLGSVFRVYFQHVLPRIGGLISGNAGAYTYLPESVLAFPEPERLAGLMRATGFRTRYRLLTFGIAAIHVGDKL, translated from the coding sequence ATGACGAACCGGCCGCCCGTGGGCGACAAGCAGGACAAGGGCAAGGACGTGCAGGCCATGTTCGCCAGCATCGCGCCCCGTTACGACCTTCTGAACCGCGTGCTGAGCCTCGGGGTGGATAAGGGCTGGCGGCGCGCGGCGGCGCAGGAGGCCCTGGCCCTGAAGCCGGCGCGGGTGTTGGACGTGGCGACCGGCACGGCGGATTTCGCGCTGGAACTCAAGACCCGCGCGCCGGGCGCCGAGGTGATCGGCAGTGATTTCGTGCCGCAGATGCTCGCCATCGGCCGTGAGAAGGCCGCCGCGCGGCACATCGACATCCGCCTGGAGGAAGGGGACGCGCTGAACCTGCCGTACCCGGACGGGAGTTTCGACTCGATCACCTGCGCGTTCGGGTTCCGGAACTTCGCGGATTACGCGCGCGGCCTCGCGGAGTTCCACCGGGTGCTGGCGCCGGGCGGGCGGGCCGTGATCCTGGAGTTCCCGCCACCACGGCCGGGCCTGCTGGGCAGCGTGTTCCGGGTGTACTTCCAGCATGTGCTGCCGCGCATCGGCGGGCTGATCAGCGGGAACGCCGGGGCGTACACGTACCTGCCCGAGAGCGTCCTGGCCTTCCCTGAACCCGAGCGGCTGGCGGGACTGATGCGCGCCACAGGCTTCCGCACCCGCTACCGCCTGCTGACCTTCGGCATCGCTGCCATTCATGTGGGCGACAAGCTGTAG
- the lpdA gene encoding dihydrolipoyl dehydrogenase — MTKSYDYDVLVIGAGPGGYHAAIRAAQLGLKVACAERDTVGGVCLNVGCIPTKALLHAGEQIAAARHAADFGLTFGEQKLDIAKLNGWKDGIVKKLTGGVGSLFKANKVTHLIGQASFIDEHTVQVGDKTYTAANFIIATGSEPAKLPGLDVDQERIVDSTGALVMPDPVPARMLCIGGGVIGFEFAHVYNNMGSHVKIIEFLPNVIPGADADAVKEFTKIMKKQGIEIAVQTKANRAEKKADGIHVELEDVKTGAKTTEVFDRVLVAVGRRPRTDGLNAQAAGVNVTERGFIPADTRQRSNVPHIYVVGDVASNPMLAHKAMKEGLVAAEVIAGKPAEQDAVAIPGVVYTSPELAWVGLTEQEAKDKGYDVKTGVFPLSASGRAMTLQATDGFVKMVVEKDTDLLLGVHIVGPHASDLLGEASLALEMAATASDIALTIHAHPTLGESVLEAAEAVHKQAIHIMNR, encoded by the coding sequence ATGACGAAATCCTATGACTACGACGTGCTCGTGATCGGTGCGGGTCCCGGCGGGTACCACGCCGCCATCCGCGCCGCGCAGCTGGGCCTGAAGGTCGCCTGCGCCGAACGCGACACGGTGGGCGGCGTGTGCCTGAACGTGGGCTGCATTCCCACCAAGGCCCTGCTGCACGCCGGTGAGCAGATCGCCGCCGCGCGGCACGCCGCCGACTTCGGCCTGACCTTCGGTGAGCAGAAGCTGGACATCGCCAAACTGAACGGCTGGAAGGACGGCATCGTCAAGAAACTCACGGGCGGCGTGGGCAGCCTGTTCAAGGCGAACAAGGTCACGCACCTGATCGGGCAGGCCAGCTTCATCGACGAGCACACCGTACAGGTCGGCGATAAGACGTACACGGCCGCGAACTTCATCATCGCGACCGGCAGCGAGCCCGCCAAGCTGCCGGGCCTGGACGTGGATCAGGAGAGAATCGTGGACTCCACGGGCGCGCTGGTCATGCCGGACCCGGTGCCCGCGCGGATGCTGTGCATCGGCGGCGGCGTGATCGGCTTCGAGTTCGCGCACGTGTACAACAACATGGGCAGCCACGTGAAGATCATCGAGTTCCTGCCGAACGTGATTCCGGGCGCCGACGCCGACGCCGTCAAGGAATTCACGAAGATCATGAAGAAGCAGGGCATCGAGATCGCCGTGCAGACCAAGGCCAACCGCGCCGAGAAGAAAGCCGACGGCATTCACGTGGAACTGGAAGACGTGAAGACCGGCGCGAAAACCACCGAGGTCTTCGACCGGGTGCTGGTGGCCGTGGGCCGCCGCCCCCGCACGGACGGCCTGAACGCCCAGGCGGCCGGCGTGAACGTCACGGAGCGTGGGTTCATTCCCGCCGACACCCGCCAGCGCAGCAACGTGCCGCACATCTACGTGGTGGGCGACGTGGCCAGCAACCCCATGCTGGCGCACAAGGCCATGAAGGAGGGTCTGGTGGCCGCCGAGGTCATTGCCGGGAAGCCCGCCGAGCAGGACGCCGTCGCCATTCCCGGCGTGGTGTACACCAGCCCGGAACTCGCCTGGGTGGGCCTGACCGAGCAGGAAGCGAAGGACAAGGGCTATGACGTGAAGACCGGCGTGTTCCCCCTGAGCGCCTCGGGGCGCGCCATGACACTGCAGGCCACGGACGGCTTCGTGAAGATGGTCGTCGAGAAGGACACGGACCTGCTGCTGGGCGTGCACATCGTCGGCCCGCACGCCAGCGACCTGCTCGGCGAGGCCAGCCTGGCCCTGGAAATGGCCGCCACGGCCAGCGACATCGCCCTGACCATCCACGCGCACCCCACCCTGGGTGAGAGCGTACTGGAGGCCGCCGAGGCCGTGCACAAGCAGGCGATTCACATCATGAACCGCTGA
- a CDS encoding LLM class flavin-dependent oxidoreductase produces MELGIDSFAAVVSDPVTGVTLSPADRLANLLEEIETADRSGVHSFGVGEHHRPEYLDSAPGMILAAAAARTSRIRLNSAVTVLSADDPVRVFQQYATLDLLSRGRAELVVGRGSFIEAYPLFGLNTQDYDSLFSEKLELLLRLREDTHVHWSGRHRAPLRGQGVYPRPQQAQLPVWVGVGGTPESFVRAGTLGLPLMVAIIGGDFRAFRPLVDLYREAGAQAGHAPDTLRVGVHAFGFVGDSDAGARDDFWPGYARMLDTLGRERGWAPPRRAQFDAACGPFGPYLIGNPDTVARKVAYVNDALGGVDRLTFQMTNVLMPHARMLRSVELLGREVTPQVQAAPSGS; encoded by the coding sequence ATGGAACTCGGCATTGATAGCTTCGCGGCGGTGGTATCCGACCCGGTCACCGGCGTCACCCTCTCACCGGCAGACCGGCTGGCGAACCTGCTCGAAGAGATCGAGACCGCCGATCGCAGCGGCGTGCATTCCTTCGGGGTGGGCGAGCATCACCGGCCCGAATACCTGGATTCCGCGCCGGGCATGATCCTGGCCGCCGCCGCCGCGCGCACCAGCCGCATCCGCCTGAACAGCGCCGTGACGGTCCTGAGTGCCGACGATCCCGTGCGGGTGTTCCAGCAGTACGCCACGCTGGACCTGCTGTCGCGCGGGCGGGCGGAACTGGTGGTAGGGCGCGGGTCGTTCATCGAGGCGTACCCGCTGTTCGGCCTGAACACGCAGGACTACGATTCGCTGTTCAGCGAGAAACTGGAACTGCTGCTGCGCCTGCGAGAAGACACGCACGTGCACTGGTCGGGCCGGCACCGCGCGCCGCTGCGGGGTCAGGGCGTGTACCCGCGCCCGCAGCAGGCACAGTTGCCGGTGTGGGTGGGCGTGGGCGGCACACCGGAGTCGTTCGTGCGGGCCGGCACGCTGGGCCTGCCGCTGATGGTGGCGATCATCGGCGGGGACTTCCGGGCGTTCCGGCCGCTGGTGGACCTGTACCGCGAGGCGGGCGCGCAGGCCGGGCACGCCCCGGACACTCTGCGGGTGGGCGTGCACGCCTTCGGGTTCGTGGGTGACAGCGACGCGGGCGCGCGGGACGACTTCTGGCCGGGGTACGCGCGAATGCTGGACACGCTGGGCCGCGAGCGGGGCTGGGCGCCGCCGAGGCGGGCGCAGTTCGACGCGGCGTGCGGGCCGTTCGGGCCGTACCTGATCGGCAATCCGGACACGGTCGCACGGAAAGTCGCGTACGTGAACGACGCGCTGGGCGGCGTGGACCGCCTGACCTTCCAGATGACGAACGTGCTGATGCCGCACGCGCGGATGCTGCGCAGCGTGGAACTGCTGGGCCGCGAGGTCACGCCGCAGGTGCAGGCGGCTCCCTCCGGCAGCTGA
- the dnaK gene encoding molecular chaperone DnaK: protein MPKAVGIDLGTTNSVISVMEGGRPEVIVNAEGARTTPSVVAYKGDERLVGQIARRQAALNPAATLFEVKRFIGRRWDEIKDEAGRSPFTVKEGPGGSVRIEVNGQDLAPEQVSAEVLRKLVNDASAKLGEKIKDVVITVPAYFDNSQREATKQAGEIAGLNVLRVINEPTAAALAYGLERKGNETVLVFDLGGGTFDVTILELGDGVFEVKSTSGDTHLGGADFDQRIVDWLATEFQKDNSFDLRKDKQALQRLIEASEKAKIELSNATETSISLPFITFDPETRTPMHLERTLSRAKFEEITGDLLRRVRKPVEQALADAKLDASKIDEVILVGGSTRIPAVKRIVQDIIGKTPNESVNPDEAVALGAAVQAGIIQGDSSLGDIVLVDVTPLTMGVEVKGGMIAPMITRNTTVPAKKTEIYTTAENNQPGVEINVLQGERPMAADNKSLGRFKLEGIPPMRAGQAQIEVTFDIDANGILHVTAKEKTSGKESSIRIENTTTLDKGDVERMVQEAEQNAAADKQRREKVEKRNNLDSLRVQATSQIEENEGAAQAAKDKLKAAADEAEEAIRSDDDARIDTAQKALEEELRAFMTAAQGQGQAQGDDTVNLGKDKQDDDVIDADFKPAE from the coding sequence ATGCCCAAAGCAGTCGGAATCGACCTTGGTACCACCAACTCTGTTATCTCCGTCATGGAAGGCGGCCGCCCCGAAGTCATCGTGAATGCCGAGGGCGCGCGCACCACGCCCAGCGTCGTCGCGTACAAGGGCGACGAGCGCCTCGTGGGCCAGATTGCGCGCCGTCAGGCCGCGCTGAACCCCGCCGCCACGCTGTTCGAAGTCAAGCGCTTCATCGGCCGCCGCTGGGACGAGATCAAGGACGAGGCCGGCCGCAGCCCCTTCACCGTCAAGGAAGGCCCCGGCGGCAGCGTGCGCATCGAAGTGAACGGCCAGGACCTCGCCCCCGAGCAGGTCAGCGCCGAGGTGCTGCGCAAACTCGTGAACGACGCCAGCGCCAAGCTGGGCGAGAAGATCAAGGACGTGGTCATCACGGTGCCCGCGTACTTCGACAACAGCCAGCGCGAGGCCACCAAGCAGGCCGGTGAGATCGCGGGCCTGAACGTGCTGCGCGTCATCAACGAACCCACCGCCGCCGCGCTGGCCTACGGCCTGGAACGCAAGGGTAACGAGACCGTGCTGGTCTTCGACCTGGGGGGCGGCACCTTCGACGTAACAATTCTCGAACTGGGCGACGGCGTGTTCGAAGTGAAATCCACCAGCGGCGACACCCACCTGGGCGGCGCGGACTTTGACCAGCGCATCGTGGACTGGCTGGCCACCGAGTTCCAGAAGGACAACAGCTTCGACCTGCGCAAGGACAAGCAGGCCCTCCAGCGCCTGATCGAGGCGTCCGAGAAGGCCAAGATCGAACTGAGCAACGCGACCGAAACCTCGATCAGCCTGCCGTTCATCACCTTCGACCCGGAAACCCGTACCCCCATGCACCTGGAGCGCACCCTGAGCCGCGCCAAGTTCGAGGAGATCACCGGTGACCTGCTGCGCCGCGTGCGCAAGCCCGTCGAGCAGGCCCTCGCCGACGCGAAACTGGACGCCAGCAAGATTGACGAAGTGATCCTGGTGGGCGGCAGCACCCGCATCCCGGCTGTCAAGCGCATCGTGCAGGACATCATCGGCAAGACCCCCAACGAGTCCGTGAACCCCGACGAGGCCGTCGCGCTGGGCGCCGCCGTGCAGGCCGGGATCATCCAGGGTGACTCCAGCCTGGGCGACATCGTGCTGGTCGACGTGACCCCGCTGACCATGGGCGTGGAAGTCAAGGGCGGCATGATCGCCCCCATGATCACCCGCAACACCACGGTCCCCGCCAAGAAGACCGAGATCTACACCACCGCCGAGAACAACCAGCCGGGCGTGGAGATCAACGTGCTGCAGGGTGAGCGCCCCATGGCCGCCGACAACAAGAGCCTGGGCCGCTTCAAACTGGAAGGCATTCCGCCCATGCGGGCCGGTCAGGCGCAGATCGAGGTCACCTTCGACATCGATGCGAACGGCATCCTGCACGTGACCGCCAAGGAGAAGACCAGCGGCAAGGAGTCCAGCATCCGCATCGAGAACACCACTACCCTGGACAAGGGCGACGTGGAGCGCATGGTGCAGGAAGCCGAGCAGAACGCCGCCGCCGACAAGCAGCGCCGCGAGAAGGTCGAGAAACGCAACAACCTCGACTCGCTGCGCGTGCAGGCCACCTCGCAGATCGAGGAGAACGAGGGCGCCGCACAGGCCGCCAAGGACAAACTCAAGGCCGCCGCCGACGAGGCTGAGGAAGCCATCCGCAGCGACGACGACGCCCGCATCGACACCGCCCAGAAAGCCCTGGAAGAGGAACTGCGCGCCTTCATGACCGCCGCGCAGGGCCAGGGTCAGGCGCAGGGCGACGACACCGTCAACCTGGGCAAGGACAAGCAGGACGACGACGTGATCGACGCGGACTTCAAACCCGCCGAGTAA
- a CDS encoding DNA polymerase III, translating to MAGAADLHGPLLEQTGAFGGNALLLTGPARVGKLAVAWAVAAQHNCTGPKGMYGEACGACHSCRALAAGGHPDVLLVEPRATTTTGKAARRKLIPIGAVLSGRDKTREYETHVFEFLEVRPTFARRVVIVSGAEYLGPEAANALLKLVEEPPHRALFVFLAEDLRSVLPTIVSRSARLSVTPATDRAVESALGRAGHTPDPELVAFAAGRAGVLDDPQKVGAALSDARDLTDALGDGLLAALQAAEALEKRFDPGWHPEALRFVWRTLPPHQRARADTALTALQEGLEAYASPSLSFQVFALALRDALGHA from the coding sequence GTGGCGGGCGCCGCCGACCTGCACGGCCCGCTGCTGGAACAGACCGGCGCGTTCGGTGGGAACGCCCTGCTGCTGACCGGCCCGGCCCGCGTGGGCAAACTGGCCGTGGCCTGGGCGGTCGCCGCGCAGCACAACTGCACCGGCCCGAAAGGCATGTACGGCGAGGCGTGCGGCGCGTGCCACTCGTGCCGCGCCCTGGCCGCCGGGGGGCACCCGGACGTGCTGCTGGTCGAGCCGCGCGCCACCACCACGACCGGCAAGGCCGCCCGGCGCAAACTGATTCCCATCGGCGCGGTCCTATCGGGGCGCGACAAGACCCGCGAGTACGAAACGCACGTCTTCGAATTCCTGGAGGTCAGGCCCACCTTCGCGCGGCGCGTGGTGATCGTCAGCGGGGCCGAGTACCTGGGCCCGGAAGCCGCGAACGCCCTGCTGAAACTGGTCGAGGAACCCCCGCACCGCGCGCTGTTCGTGTTCCTGGCCGAGGACCTGCGTTCGGTCCTGCCGACCATCGTGAGCCGCAGCGCCCGCCTGAGCGTCACGCCCGCCACGGACCGAGCCGTGGAAAGCGCCCTGGGCCGCGCCGGGCACACCCCGGACCCGGAACTGGTGGCCTTCGCCGCCGGGCGGGCCGGGGTGCTGGACGACCCGCAGAAGGTTGGAGCCGCCCTGAGCGACGCCCGCGACCTCACCGACGCCCTGGGTGACGGCCTGCTCGCCGCGTTGCAGGCCGCCGAGGCGCTCGAGAAACGCTTCGATCCCGGCTGGCATCCGGAAGCGCTGCGCTTCGTGTGGCGCACCCTGCCCCCCCACCAGCGCGCCCGCGCCGACACGGCCCTGACCGCCCTGCAGGAGGGGCTGGAGGCGTACGCCAGCCCCAGCCTCAGCTTTCAGGTGTTCGCGCTGGCACTCCGGGACGCCCTCGGGCACGCCTGA
- a CDS encoding MFS transporter, with protein MSPGLQRAVLIASSLAVVVVMLNVSIVNPSLPTLGRVFGVGAHDVPWVANVYNIVFAATLLAGGLLGDRFGFRRALLWGLTLGVVGAVTCALASSFPALLVGRALQGLSSAVIQPATLVLLTLAFTESGARARAIGVWAGVSGLGIAAGPLLGGTIIDTLGWSAVFWTVAVTALVTLTFTLGRTRALGTPSPRPIDVPGVILAASALASLAYGLSQGNVLGWGSAPVLGCLGLAAVTSALFLRTEGRARHPLVDLTLFRNRAFTTANVGSLLAAFGPFGLLVFITLFLQGTQGYSATRAGLVTALFPIGVGVSSPLGGRLIARAGARGVGAAGLAVIGAGLLLVLGLHLGGSPLGTALGLASEFFVMGIGTGLANAALTTATVSAAPAAQASQASSVLSAMRQVGVALGIAAWGALVARGGGGTPGFLNGLHAGAAVIGTLLLIGAGGVWLGLAPRAAAPSRPSLTDK; from the coding sequence GTGTCACCCGGGCTTCAGCGGGCCGTGCTGATCGCCAGTTCCCTGGCGGTGGTAGTGGTCATGCTGAACGTGTCCATCGTGAACCCGTCGCTGCCCACGCTGGGCCGCGTGTTCGGCGTGGGCGCGCACGACGTGCCGTGGGTGGCGAACGTGTACAACATCGTGTTCGCGGCTACGCTGCTGGCCGGGGGGTTGCTGGGCGACCGCTTCGGGTTCCGGCGGGCGCTGCTGTGGGGCCTCACTCTGGGCGTGGTGGGGGCAGTGACCTGCGCGCTGGCCTCCAGCTTCCCCGCGCTGCTGGTGGGCCGCGCCCTGCAGGGCCTGAGTTCCGCCGTGATTCAGCCCGCCACGCTGGTCCTGCTGACCCTGGCGTTCACGGAGAGCGGCGCGCGGGCGCGGGCCATCGGCGTGTGGGCGGGCGTGTCGGGCCTGGGCATCGCCGCAGGGCCGCTGCTGGGCGGCACGATCATAGACACGCTGGGCTGGTCGGCGGTGTTCTGGACGGTCGCCGTGACCGCGCTGGTCACGCTGACCTTCACGCTGGGGCGCACCCGCGCGCTGGGCACGCCGAGCCCCCGGCCCATTGACGTTCCGGGCGTGATCCTGGCGGCCTCGGCCCTGGCGAGCCTCGCCTACGGGCTCTCGCAGGGCAACGTGCTGGGGTGGGGCTCCGCGCCGGTGCTGGGATGCCTGGGTCTGGCCGCCGTGACCTCCGCGCTGTTCCTGCGGACCGAGGGCCGCGCCCGGCACCCGCTGGTGGACCTGACACTGTTCCGCAACCGGGCCTTCACGACCGCGAACGTGGGTTCACTGCTGGCGGCGTTCGGGCCGTTCGGACTGCTGGTGTTCATCACGCTGTTCCTGCAGGGCACGCAGGGGTACAGCGCCACGCGCGCGGGGCTGGTCACGGCCCTGTTTCCCATCGGGGTGGGGGTGTCGTCACCGCTGGGCGGGCGGCTGATCGCGCGGGCCGGGGCGCGCGGCGTCGGCGCGGCCGGACTGGCCGTGATCGGCGCGGGCCTGCTGCTGGTGCTGGGCCTGCACCTGGGCGGGTCGCCCCTGGGCACCGCACTGGGCCTCGCCAGCGAGTTCTTCGTGATGGGGATCGGTACGGGCCTCGCCAACGCCGCGCTGACCACCGCGACCGTCAGCGCCGCGCCCGCCGCGCAGGCCAGTCAGGCGTCCAGCGTCCTGAGCGCCATGCGGCAGGTGGGCGTGGCGCTGGGCATCGCCGCGTGGGGGGCGCTGGTGGCGCGCGGCGGCGGGGGCACGCCCGGTTTCCTGAACGGCCTGCACGCCGGGGCGGCCGTGATCGGCACGCTGCTGCTGATTGGCGCGGGCGGCGTGTGGCTGGGACTGGCGCCGCGCGCCGCCGCCCCTTCACGTCCTTCCCTCACGGACAAGTAG
- a CDS encoding GNAT family N-acetyltransferase, which yields MITYRVREWPDLPELGRLRSLAWGGTEGWSGTEDGLRWAAVLERSLTWVTAHDTDTLVGFVNVAWDGGVHAFLLDTTVHPDWQRRGVGVGLVRRAAQAAREHRGLEWLHVDYEPHLTDFYAACGFTPTPAGLLRLAP from the coding sequence CTGATCACCTACCGCGTCCGCGAGTGGCCGGACCTGCCCGAACTGGGCAGGCTCCGGTCTCTCGCCTGGGGCGGCACAGAGGGCTGGAGCGGCACAGAGGACGGGTTGCGCTGGGCGGCGGTACTGGAACGCAGCCTGACCTGGGTCACGGCGCACGACACCGACACGCTGGTGGGCTTCGTGAACGTGGCCTGGGACGGCGGCGTGCACGCCTTCCTGCTCGACACGACCGTGCACCCGGACTGGCAGCGGCGCGGCGTCGGCGTGGGGCTCGTGCGGCGAGCGGCGCAGGCGGCCCGCGAGCACCGGGGGCTGGAGTGGCTGCACGTGGATTACGAACCTCACCTCACGGACTTCTACGCGGCGTGCGGGTTCACGCCCACCCCGGCGGGCCTGCTGAGACTGGCGCCGTGA
- a CDS encoding BioF/Kbl family PLP-dependent acyltransferase — translation MSTSLSDRLTAELSGLRESGLLIHPRVLDSASRARTRVDGREVVNLASNNYLGFADHPALKARAAEYLERWGVGAGAVRTIAGTLRIHEEFESQLAAFKHTGSALVLHSGFTTNQGVLGALLRDGDLVVSDELNHASIIDGLRLTKATKKVYKHADPDDLERLLKEHDTDGLKLVVTDGVFSMDGDVAPLDRLVEVARRHGAVTYVDDAHGSGVMGESGRGTVHHFGFEYADDVIQVGTLSKAWGGVGGYAAGHGDLRQLLINRARPYLFSTAQAPATVGALSAALDEVQRDPTLMARLWDNTRYFKAELQGLGFDIFGSTTPITPVIFGEAPAAFEASRLLFERGVFAVGLGFPTVPRGLARIRNIVTAEHTRDDLDHALQAYAEVGRKLSIIS, via the coding sequence ATGTCCACTTCCCTGTCTGACCGTCTGACTGCTGAACTGTCCGGCCTGCGTGAGAGCGGGCTGCTGATCCACCCGCGTGTGCTGGACAGCGCCAGTCGCGCCCGCACCCGCGTGGACGGGCGCGAGGTCGTGAACCTCGCCAGCAACAACTACCTGGGTTTCGCGGATCACCCGGCCCTGAAAGCGCGGGCCGCCGAGTACCTGGAACGCTGGGGCGTGGGCGCGGGCGCCGTGCGCACGATTGCCGGAACCCTGCGCATTCACGAGGAGTTCGAGTCTCAGCTGGCGGCGTTCAAGCACACGGGCAGCGCGCTGGTGCTGCACAGCGGCTTCACCACCAACCAGGGCGTGCTGGGCGCGCTGCTGCGCGACGGCGATCTGGTCGTCAGTGACGAACTGAACCACGCCAGCATCATCGACGGGCTGCGCCTGACCAAGGCCACCAAGAAGGTCTACAAACACGCCGACCCGGACGACCTGGAACGCCTGCTGAAAGAACACGACACGGACGGCCTGAAACTGGTCGTGACGGACGGCGTGTTCAGCATGGACGGCGACGTGGCCCCCCTGGACCGACTGGTCGAGGTCGCCCGCCGCCACGGCGCGGTCACGTACGTGGACGACGCGCACGGCAGCGGCGTGATGGGCGAATCGGGACGCGGCACCGTGCATCACTTCGGCTTCGAGTACGCCGACGACGTGATTCAGGTCGGCACGCTCAGCAAGGCGTGGGGCGGCGTGGGCGGCTACGCGGCCGGGCACGGCGACCTGCGCCAGTTGCTGATCAACCGCGCCCGCCCGTACCTCTTCAGCACCGCGCAGGCCCCCGCCACGGTGGGCGCGCTGAGTGCCGCGCTCGACGAGGTGCAGCGCGACCCCACCCTGATGGCGCGCCTGTGGGACAACACCCGCTACTTCAAGGCGGAGTTGCAGGGCCTGGGCTTCGACATTTTCGGCAGCACCACGCCCATCACGCCCGTCATCTTCGGCGAGGCTCCGGCCGCATTCGAGGCGAGCCGCCTGCTGTTCGAGCGGGGCGTGTTCGCCGTCGGCCTGGGCTTCCCGACCGTGCCGCGCGGACTGGCCCGCATCCGCAACATCGTGACCGCCGAGCACACCCGTGACGATCTGGATCACGCCCTCCAGGCCTACGCCGAGGTGGGGCGCAAGCTGAGCATCATCTCCTGA